A genome region from Streptomyces antimycoticus includes the following:
- a CDS encoding GntR family transcriptional regulator, with the protein MATTSSMTRAEEIYQRLRADILNGRHEPGSRLRVEALKEKYDASSGVLREALPRLVGQGLATFAPQQGFRVVTVSPERLEELTEARVFIETHLVRESVTAGTIEWESDLLAAHHHLARVPLVADTGEINEGWLNAHARFHRVLLEGCSNRQLRDIATQLREAAEVYRCWARTPTEHSNRDIAAEHKTICERAIERDVPGVVEALSRHINITTHLLLNDYGRREEEGKQDRGPSSP; encoded by the coding sequence ATGGCGACTACCAGCTCCATGACCCGTGCCGAGGAGATCTACCAGCGGCTGCGCGCGGACATCCTCAACGGACGACACGAACCCGGTTCACGTCTGCGGGTAGAGGCGCTGAAGGAGAAGTACGACGCCAGCAGCGGGGTACTGCGGGAGGCACTGCCCCGGCTGGTCGGCCAGGGGCTGGCGACCTTCGCGCCGCAGCAGGGGTTCCGCGTCGTCACCGTCTCACCCGAGCGCCTGGAGGAGCTGACCGAGGCCCGTGTGTTCATCGAGACCCACCTTGTCCGGGAGTCCGTCACCGCCGGCACCATCGAGTGGGAGTCCGATCTGCTCGCCGCGCACCACCATCTCGCCCGCGTTCCCCTCGTCGCCGACACCGGCGAGATCAACGAAGGCTGGCTGAACGCCCACGCCCGCTTCCACCGTGTCCTGCTGGAGGGATGCTCCAACCGGCAGCTGCGGGACATCGCAACACAGCTGCGCGAGGCAGCGGAGGTCTACCGCTGCTGGGCCCGCACACCGACCGAGCACAGCAACCGCGATATCGCGGCAGAGCACAAGACCATTTGCGAGCGCGCCATCGAACGGGACGTACCAGGCGTCGTCGAGGCGCTCAGCCGGCACATCAACATCACCACGCACCTGCTGCTCAACGACTACGGGCGGCGCGAGGAGGAAGGCAAGCAGGACCGCGGCCCCTCCTCCCCGTGA
- a CDS encoding fumarylacetoacetate hydrolase family protein: MRTTTRAGRMCLVTGEAVIDVEQASAGRFPADPLTVFEEWDAFRSWAAALEAAVVQTPVGPDGSVSPTPRQVFAIGLNYRDHAEEAGLAAPESPSVFTKFATSLTGPDTQLRLPGGRVDWEAELVVVMGRRAEHVAAGDAWSYVAGLTVGQDYSERDVQSVGPVPQFSLGKSFPGFAPTGPVLVTADEFADPDDLAIECLVNGESVQKSRTSSMIFPVPELIARLSAVCPLLPGDLIFTGTPSGVGHARTPQRYLRPGDEVLTRIEGIGQLRQTCVAA, encoded by the coding sequence ATGCGGACGACGACCAGAGCAGGACGGATGTGCCTGGTGACCGGGGAGGCGGTGATCGATGTAGAGCAGGCCAGTGCAGGCCGGTTCCCGGCTGATCCGCTGACAGTGTTCGAGGAGTGGGACGCCTTCCGGTCCTGGGCCGCTGCGCTGGAGGCCGCGGTTGTCCAGACGCCGGTGGGGCCGGACGGCAGCGTCTCGCCGACACCGCGGCAGGTGTTCGCGATCGGGCTGAACTACCGCGACCACGCCGAGGAGGCCGGCCTGGCGGCGCCTGAGTCCCCGTCGGTCTTCACCAAGTTCGCCACGTCCCTCACCGGCCCCGACACACAGCTGCGGCTGCCCGGCGGCCGCGTTGACTGGGAGGCCGAGCTGGTGGTGGTGATGGGGCGCCGGGCGGAGCACGTTGCCGCGGGGGACGCCTGGTCCTACGTGGCCGGGCTGACCGTGGGGCAGGACTACTCCGAGCGCGATGTGCAGTCCGTGGGCCCCGTGCCGCAGTTCTCCCTCGGCAAGTCCTTCCCCGGATTCGCGCCGACCGGCCCGGTACTGGTCACGGCCGACGAGTTTGCCGATCCGGACGACCTGGCGATCGAGTGCCTCGTCAACGGGGAGAGCGTCCAGAAGTCACGCACCTCTTCGATGATCTTCCCGGTCCCGGAACTGATCGCACGGCTGTCCGCGGTGTGCCCGCTGCTGCCGGGCGACCTGATCTTCACCGGCACGCCCTCAGGAGTGGGACACGCCCGCACCCCCCAGCGCTACCTGCGGCCGGGAGACGAGGTCCTCACACGTATCGAGGGCATCGGACAGCTCCGACAGACCTGCGTCGCCGCCTGA
- a CDS encoding VOC family protein gives MALHRLQSLTVGVPDVAEAADYYADFGLEQVAPGRFATVEGGEQFFLEYSPVRRLLGMAVAADDGEDLDRIAANLDRLQLPCERDTGSLRTREPIAGISVEVRVAPRLTRVTVAVTPYNGPGRLDRAGTRAPVLSRTDPVRPLALGHVVIGSVEQESTQRFFTEGLGFKVSDVVPGTAAFMRCSTDHHNVLVQQAPLNFLHHTSWQVTDVDEVGRGATRMLTEHPERHVWGLGRHHIGSNFFWYLKDPAGNFSEYYADMDCIVDDQLWTPRSFEGMQALYAWGPPPPPSFLAPEDLAALMAGAHTANG, from the coding sequence ATGGCTTTGCACAGGCTTCAGTCACTCACCGTCGGAGTGCCGGATGTGGCCGAGGCGGCCGATTACTACGCCGACTTCGGACTCGAGCAGGTGGCACCCGGACGGTTCGCCACCGTCGAGGGCGGTGAGCAGTTCTTCCTCGAGTACTCTCCCGTCCGGCGGCTGCTGGGGATGGCGGTCGCCGCCGACGACGGCGAGGACCTGGACCGGATCGCAGCGAACCTGGACCGGCTCCAGCTGCCGTGCGAACGCGACACCGGCTCCCTGCGCACCAGGGAACCCATCGCCGGTATATCGGTCGAGGTCCGTGTCGCACCCCGGCTGACCCGGGTCACCGTCGCGGTCACCCCGTACAACGGCCCCGGACGCCTGGACCGCGCCGGCACCCGGGCGCCCGTGCTCTCCCGCACCGACCCGGTCCGGCCCCTGGCCCTCGGCCACGTCGTCATCGGTTCGGTGGAGCAGGAGTCGACCCAGCGGTTCTTCACCGAAGGGCTCGGTTTCAAGGTCAGCGATGTCGTCCCCGGCACGGCCGCGTTCATGCGCTGCTCCACCGACCACCACAACGTCCTGGTGCAGCAGGCGCCATTGAACTTCCTGCACCACACCTCGTGGCAGGTGACGGATGTCGACGAGGTGGGCCGGGGTGCCACGCGCATGCTCACCGAGCACCCGGAACGTCATGTGTGGGGGCTCGGCCGCCACCACATCGGGTCGAATTTCTTCTGGTACCTCAAGGACCCGGCCGGCAACTTCAGCGAGTACTACGCCGACATGGACTGCATCGTCGACGACCAACTGTGGACGCCACGCTCCTTCGAGGGCATGCAGGCGCTCTATGCCTGGGGACCTCCGCCTCCGCCGTCGTTCCTCGCCCCCGAGGACCTGGCCGCACTGATGGCCGGTGCCCACACGGCCAACGGCTGA
- a CDS encoding MFS transporter, which yields MPQLMQTADYPLQDSQTFLILLNFGATVGGLAMSLLADRAGSREPITACFLLGAAAIVTMSTRLPLPARYAIVIVGGCGAVGVQGLINVYISRSYPVTARAGAVGVALGAGRIGAIAGPTLGGWILAAGLQPRWDFILFAVPAVLGAALTLAAGGRTPRNQGRPAPSPRAKEPTAGHPQ from the coding sequence GTGCCGCAGCTGATGCAGACGGCGGACTATCCGCTGCAGGACTCACAGACCTTCCTCATCCTGCTGAACTTCGGCGCCACGGTCGGCGGGCTGGCCATGTCGCTCCTGGCCGACCGTGCCGGATCACGGGAGCCGATCACGGCCTGCTTCCTCCTCGGAGCCGCGGCGATCGTCACCATGAGCACCCGGCTTCCGCTGCCGGCGCGCTACGCCATCGTCATCGTCGGCGGCTGCGGCGCGGTCGGGGTCCAGGGGCTGATCAACGTGTACATCTCGCGCTCCTACCCGGTGACCGCGAGGGCCGGCGCGGTGGGCGTCGCGCTCGGAGCGGGCCGCATCGGCGCCATCGCCGGCCCCACGCTCGGCGGCTGGATTCTCGCGGCCGGCCTCCAACCCCGTTGGGACTTCATCCTCTTCGCCGTCCCCGCCGTCCTCGGTGCGGCCCTCACCCTGGCGGCCGGCGGACGAACACCGCGGAATCAGGGCCGCCCGGCTCCCTCGCCACGCGCCAAGGAGCCGACGGCCGGACACCCACAATGA
- a CDS encoding bifunctional 3-(3-hydroxy-phenyl)propionate/3-hydroxycinnamic acid hydroxylase, translating to MDTYDVAVVGCGPVGLALARLLAMKGLRVAAIDPNRLVCHHPRATHLDDEIMRLLQTLGAQDMEHRFLRQTAWTLHREDGRAFLQQMLPEEESDQGWRTDYQFHQPDFESRLRGLLAADANVDLRFGWTVSAMEQDDTAVRLTLLDRSTGAETTLTAGYAVGSDGANSFVRQAMNVEVEDLHGTQRSLIVDIHPFEHPAQLPADSGFILCRGKRPVTYLPIFPPMLRFEFMLLDEDDAAELERPQSVYDLLSRWLEPGSYRIMRTDTYEWHARLVRGWRSDRLLLAGDAAHQMPPMLGQGMCSGLRDAANLAWKLAAVVKGESPSALLDTYESERAPHVRPYIEESARQSNLIEALGTGAVPEPNGTQTIERFRPLLGPGLATRPGGAIGQLSPQPRGPRGERLDDTSGYSFTVVGNPGVTSAVSADVRQMWRRLDAVVVPETGPAIDRWLAAHSVAAAIIRPDRYAFALATDTAELEQATRDLARALSIQEAVA from the coding sequence ATGGACACCTACGATGTCGCCGTCGTCGGCTGCGGCCCGGTGGGGCTGGCCCTCGCACGGCTGCTGGCGATGAAGGGGCTGCGGGTCGCCGCCATCGACCCCAACCGGCTCGTCTGCCATCATCCGCGCGCCACCCATCTCGACGACGAGATCATGCGCCTACTGCAGACCCTGGGCGCGCAGGACATGGAACACCGGTTCCTGCGCCAGACCGCCTGGACACTGCACCGGGAGGACGGGCGGGCCTTCCTGCAGCAGATGCTGCCCGAGGAGGAGTCGGACCAGGGCTGGCGCACCGACTACCAGTTCCACCAGCCGGACTTCGAGTCGCGGCTGCGGGGGCTGCTCGCGGCCGACGCGAACGTGGACCTCCGGTTCGGCTGGACGGTCAGCGCGATGGAGCAAGATGACACAGCGGTGCGGCTGACGCTGCTCGACCGGTCGACCGGAGCCGAAACCACGCTCACGGCCGGCTACGCCGTCGGCTCGGACGGCGCCAACTCCTTCGTCCGGCAGGCGATGAACGTGGAAGTCGAGGACCTCCACGGCACTCAGCGCTCCCTCATCGTCGACATCCACCCCTTCGAACACCCCGCACAGCTTCCGGCGGACAGCGGATTCATCCTGTGCCGTGGGAAGCGGCCCGTGACCTACCTGCCGATCTTCCCGCCGATGCTCCGCTTCGAGTTCATGCTGCTCGACGAGGACGACGCCGCAGAACTCGAACGACCGCAGTCGGTGTACGACCTGCTGAGCCGCTGGCTGGAACCGGGCAGCTACCGGATCATGCGCACCGACACCTACGAGTGGCACGCCCGGCTCGTGCGCGGCTGGCGGTCCGACCGCCTCCTACTCGCCGGCGATGCCGCACACCAGATGCCGCCCATGCTCGGCCAGGGCATGTGCTCCGGGCTGCGCGATGCCGCGAACCTGGCATGGAAGCTCGCCGCCGTCGTGAAGGGCGAGAGTCCCTCAGCGCTGCTCGATACCTACGAAAGTGAGCGCGCCCCGCATGTGCGCCCCTACATCGAGGAATCCGCCCGGCAGTCCAACCTGATCGAAGCGCTCGGTACGGGCGCGGTTCCCGAGCCGAACGGAACGCAGACGATCGAGAGGTTCCGGCCGCTGCTGGGACCGGGCCTGGCCACCCGGCCCGGCGGCGCCATCGGGCAGCTGAGCCCGCAGCCGCGCGGCCCGAGGGGGGAGAGGCTGGACGATACGAGCGGATACAGCTTCACCGTTGTCGGGAACCCGGGGGTGACCTCCGCCGTGTCCGCGGACGTGCGGCAGATGTGGCGCCGGCTGGACGCCGTGGTCGTCCCGGAGACCGGACCGGCCATCGACCGCTGGCTGGCCGCCCACTCGGTGGCCGCGGCGATCATCCGTCCGGACCGCTACGCCTTCGCGCTGGCCACCGACACGGCGGAACTGGAGCAGGCCACCCGCGACCTGGCGCGGGCGCTATCGATACAGGAGGCGGTGGCGTGA
- a CDS encoding SMP-30/gluconolactonase/LRE family protein — protein sequence MKEYAAGMRWGEGPRWQRGALWLSDTQGGKLWTDHDGPWRGIPLDAVPNGLWFLPDGRLAGAMMHERRIGMWTGEKFATYADLSAVATGPLGDMVGDPHGNLYVDDVGFAAHAGEPPRPGRLVRVAADGSVRVATEDVEFPNGLALVDGGRTLLVAETTRQRLTAFTVADDGALTDRRTYADLARLVGTHARPDGIWPAQDGVWVATTTGHAVALVRENELVTSVDTGALLPIACCGDGGNRLFVTLADTHGLPLGEAMAAKAVHTTVALLEATKEGDAG from the coding sequence GTGAAGGAGTACGCGGCCGGGATGAGGTGGGGGGAGGGCCCCCGCTGGCAGCGCGGTGCGCTGTGGCTGTCCGACACACAGGGCGGGAAGCTGTGGACCGACCACGACGGCCCCTGGCGGGGCATCCCGCTGGACGCGGTACCCAATGGCCTGTGGTTCCTGCCGGACGGGCGGCTGGCCGGCGCCATGATGCATGAGCGGCGCATCGGAATGTGGACCGGTGAGAAGTTCGCCACCTACGCGGACCTGAGCGCGGTGGCCACCGGTCCGCTCGGCGACATGGTCGGTGACCCGCACGGCAACCTCTACGTGGACGATGTCGGCTTCGCCGCGCACGCCGGTGAGCCGCCACGGCCCGGCCGGTTGGTGCGCGTCGCGGCGGACGGGTCGGTACGCGTGGCCACCGAAGACGTCGAGTTCCCCAACGGTCTGGCCCTCGTCGACGGCGGTCGCACCCTGCTCGTCGCGGAGACCACCCGGCAACGGCTGACCGCCTTCACCGTCGCGGACGACGGGGCGCTCACGGACCGGCGCACCTACGCCGACCTTGCCCGTCTGGTCGGCACCCACGCCCGGCCGGACGGTATCTGGCCGGCACAGGACGGCGTCTGGGTGGCCACCACCACCGGACACGCCGTCGCCCTGGTCCGGGAGAACGAGCTGGTCACCTCGGTGGACACCGGGGCGCTGCTGCCGATCGCGTGCTGCGGCGACGGCGGGAACCGGCTGTTCGTCACCCTCGCCGACACCCATGGCCTCCCTCTGGGGGAGGCCATGGCCGCGAAAGCGGTGCACACGACGGTCGCACTGCTCGAGGCCACGAAGGAGGGGGACGCCGGATGA
- a CDS encoding acetoacetate--CoA ligase — protein sequence MSTKQPDWTPTPQAVENSRITDFARFASPRAGRDLGGDYHALWAWSVDDVNGFWAAVWDYFRLPERPAGPALAAEALPGGVWFPGSTLNYTAEVFRDRTGTDTAVITVTEDTGPVAITWHELRRQVASLAQALTELGVRMGDRVVGYLPNGVQAVVAFLATAGLGATWAVCGQDYTAAAAEARLAQLRPAVLIAATGCLHGGKHIDRRADVQALRDALPTLTATIAVGDAAGAVPGALPWSALIERDAELAPVPVPFDHPLWVVFSSGTTGRPKGIVHGHGGVVLEQLKNLGLHLGLRSGDRLLWHTTPSWMMWNVLVAGLLLGATPVCYEGSPAHPGTDALWRLAARLEVNVLGTSPGYLAACRKAGVRFADHHPASLERLGVTGSAFPADLQHWVAGELGSRTQVVCTSGGTDVVTAFLGAAPTTPVWAGELSAPCLGVAVEAFGPDGRPVRGEVGELVVLRPMPSMPLYFWDDPDGSRYRGAYFDVYPGVWRHGDWITITDHGSVILHGRSDATLNRHGIRMGSSDIYGPVEQLEEIAEALVVGVEQDGGGYWMPLFVTTTDGIDVDAVLSEKIRDAIRHGASPRHVPDEIIQAPGIPHTRTGKKLEVPVKRLLRGEAQRSVVDPGSVDRPELIDWYACVGVAHRRRDGTAAGSVASRSPNG from the coding sequence ATGAGCACGAAGCAACCGGACTGGACTCCGACGCCACAGGCCGTCGAAAACTCCCGGATCACCGACTTCGCGCGGTTCGCCTCACCGCGCGCCGGACGTGACCTGGGCGGTGACTACCACGCGCTGTGGGCGTGGTCGGTCGACGACGTGAACGGCTTCTGGGCGGCGGTGTGGGACTACTTCCGTCTGCCCGAGCGCCCGGCGGGGCCCGCGCTGGCGGCCGAGGCGCTTCCGGGAGGCGTGTGGTTTCCCGGCAGCACGCTGAACTACACGGCCGAAGTCTTCCGCGACCGGACCGGCACCGACACCGCCGTCATCACGGTGACCGAGGACACCGGCCCGGTGGCCATCACCTGGCACGAACTGCGCCGTCAGGTCGCCTCACTCGCGCAGGCGCTCACCGAACTCGGCGTGCGCATGGGCGACAGGGTGGTGGGGTACCTCCCCAACGGCGTGCAGGCCGTCGTGGCCTTCCTCGCCACCGCCGGTCTGGGCGCGACCTGGGCGGTGTGCGGGCAGGACTACACCGCCGCCGCGGCCGAAGCGCGGTTGGCGCAGCTCCGGCCGGCCGTGCTGATCGCCGCGACCGGCTGTCTCCACGGCGGAAAGCACATCGACCGCCGCGCCGATGTGCAGGCCCTGCGCGACGCGCTGCCGACCCTCACGGCGACCATCGCCGTGGGGGACGCGGCAGGGGCGGTGCCCGGTGCCCTCCCGTGGTCCGCGCTCATCGAGCGCGACGCCGAACTGGCCCCCGTGCCAGTTCCGTTCGACCACCCGCTGTGGGTCGTGTTCTCCTCGGGCACGACGGGACGGCCGAAGGGCATCGTGCACGGGCACGGCGGGGTCGTGCTCGAGCAGCTCAAGAACCTGGGCCTGCACCTGGGCCTGCGCTCCGGGGACCGTTTGCTCTGGCACACCACACCGAGCTGGATGATGTGGAACGTGCTGGTGGCCGGCCTGCTACTGGGCGCAACGCCCGTCTGTTACGAGGGCAGCCCCGCCCATCCCGGCACCGATGCGCTCTGGCGGCTCGCGGCCCGACTGGAGGTGAACGTCCTGGGCACCAGCCCCGGCTACCTGGCGGCGTGCCGCAAGGCCGGTGTGCGGTTCGCCGACCACCATCCGGCCTCTCTCGAGCGACTGGGGGTCACCGGCTCGGCGTTCCCCGCCGACCTGCAACACTGGGTCGCCGGCGAACTCGGGTCCCGGACACAGGTCGTGTGCACCAGTGGTGGCACCGACGTGGTTACCGCGTTCCTCGGCGCCGCACCCACCACGCCGGTCTGGGCCGGTGAGCTGTCCGCCCCCTGCCTGGGCGTGGCCGTGGAAGCCTTCGGCCCGGACGGCAGGCCGGTGCGGGGCGAGGTGGGGGAGCTGGTGGTGCTCCGGCCGATGCCGTCGATGCCGCTGTACTTCTGGGACGACCCGGACGGCTCGCGCTACCGCGGCGCCTACTTCGACGTCTACCCGGGGGTATGGCGGCACGGCGACTGGATCACCATCACCGACCACGGCTCGGTGATCCTGCACGGCCGGTCCGACGCGACGCTGAACCGCCACGGCATACGCATGGGAAGCAGCGACATCTACGGTCCGGTGGAGCAGCTCGAGGAGATCGCGGAAGCCCTCGTCGTCGGAGTCGAGCAGGACGGCGGCGGCTACTGGATGCCGCTGTTCGTCACCACCACCGACGGCATCGACGTCGACGCCGTGCTGAGCGAGAAGATCCGTGACGCCATACGCCACGGCGCCTCCCCCCGCCATGTCCCCGACGAGATCATCCAAGCCCCCGGCATACCGCACACCCGCACAGGCAAGAAACTCGAAGTCCCCGTGAAACGTCTGCTGCGTGGAGAGGCCCAGCGCTCCGTGGTCGACCCCGGCAGCGTCGACAGACCCGAACTCATCGACTGGTACGCCTGCGTCGGCGTCGCCCACCGTAGGCGCGACGGCACCGCTGCCGGTTCCGTCGCGTCCCGGTCACCGAACGGCTGA
- a CDS encoding amidohydrolase family protein, with amino-acid sequence MTYIALEEAFIIPELFARQPSTPQKIQVNDEYAKDCRRRLADFEEHRLPEMDAHGIDIQVLSLSVPGIQADTDAGAAVDNARFANDHLARAIARHPTRFKGFAALPLQDPAAAVIELERCVEQLGFRGALVNDHTQGRYLDHPAYGELWSALEELRVPLYLHPGSLPRDDWHVMRGRPEMYGASWSWQAETGGHAMRLIYAGVFDRHPGATLILGHLGEFLPFQRSRFDSRYRSLQVAAPLERMPSQYFGSNILITTSGVLAPEAVQAAVLSIGADAVMFAIDYPYESTAEAVDSIEKCDLSPEVKEKIAHLNARRVLDI; translated from the coding sequence ATGACCTACATCGCGCTGGAAGAAGCCTTCATCATCCCCGAGCTGTTCGCGCGCCAGCCCTCGACGCCCCAGAAGATCCAGGTCAACGACGAGTACGCCAAGGACTGCCGACGCCGCCTGGCCGACTTCGAGGAGCACCGTCTTCCCGAGATGGACGCGCACGGCATCGACATCCAGGTCCTGTCGCTGAGTGTCCCCGGCATCCAGGCCGACACCGATGCCGGCGCCGCCGTCGACAACGCCCGGTTCGCCAACGATCACCTGGCCCGGGCCATCGCCCGCCACCCGACCCGCTTCAAGGGGTTCGCCGCCCTGCCTCTGCAGGACCCCGCCGCCGCCGTGATCGAACTCGAACGCTGCGTCGAACAGCTCGGCTTCAGGGGAGCGCTGGTCAACGACCACACGCAGGGCCGGTACCTGGACCATCCCGCGTACGGGGAACTGTGGAGCGCACTGGAGGAACTCCGTGTGCCGTTGTACCTCCACCCCGGCTCACTGCCCCGCGATGACTGGCACGTGATGCGCGGACGGCCGGAGATGTACGGGGCCAGCTGGAGTTGGCAGGCCGAGACCGGCGGCCACGCCATGCGGCTGATCTATGCCGGAGTGTTCGACCGGCACCCCGGTGCGACCCTGATCCTTGGGCACCTCGGTGAGTTCCTGCCGTTCCAGCGCTCCCGCTTCGACTCGCGCTACCGCTCGCTCCAGGTCGCCGCGCCGCTTGAGCGGATGCCGTCGCAGTACTTCGGGAGCAACATCCTGATCACCACGAGCGGGGTACTGGCCCCGGAGGCCGTGCAGGCCGCCGTGCTGAGCATCGGGGCCGACGCGGTCATGTTCGCGATCGACTACCCGTACGAGTCCACCGCCGAAGCGGTGGACTCGATCGAGAAGTGTGACCTCTCACCCGAGGTGAAGGAGAAGATCGCCCATCTGAACGCCCGGCGCGTGCTGGACATCTGA
- a CDS encoding TetR-like C-terminal domain-containing protein, translating to MRLRYEELARLMDEAARPAASPLADLVARCAAYVHWGVDQRGHYRTLFGGRMPADLVPGTAHGAGAELLGAVVASLAAATTGERKRCAADQQWQAGLMLWTALHGLVSLYNDHGAIPWPPLDGLITDLISLHTGRPAAEIEVLLPQGEGASGPAGLQGA from the coding sequence ATGCGGCTGCGCTATGAGGAGCTGGCCCGGCTGATGGACGAGGCTGCGCGGCCCGCCGCGAGCCCGCTGGCCGACCTCGTCGCCCGGTGCGCGGCCTATGTGCACTGGGGAGTCGACCAGCGCGGCCACTACCGCACCCTGTTCGGCGGCCGGATGCCCGCCGACCTCGTCCCCGGTACGGCCCACGGCGCCGGGGCCGAACTGCTCGGCGCCGTCGTCGCCTCCCTGGCGGCTGCGACCACCGGGGAGCGGAAGCGGTGCGCGGCGGATCAGCAGTGGCAGGCCGGACTCATGCTCTGGACCGCCCTGCACGGTTTGGTCAGCCTCTACAACGACCACGGCGCCATCCCCTGGCCGCCCTTGGACGGTCTGATCACCGACCTGATCAGCTTGCACACCGGTCGGCCGGCGGCCGAGATCGAGGTCCTCCTGCCCCAGGGCGAGGGGGCGTCCGGACCTGCCGGTCTGCAAGGCGCGTAG
- a CDS encoding NAD(P)-dependent oxidoreductase encodes MRIAVLGASGRTGGTLVDQALERGHEVVALVRTPSKVTVPAPRQVEIRQADVTAPQSFPGLTDVDVVVSAIGIGKGDGPGALLAAARRLAAANVRTVWLGALGSGVSSRSGGLIYAGVMRMFVGSELAEKAEADEIALKAGATVFHAPDVTDGPLSPTRRVVPLAELRRPLLPPRISRTTLAALLLDEAEAGNHGNGILVPLS; translated from the coding sequence ATGCGCATCGCAGTACTCGGAGCCTCGGGCCGGACCGGCGGCACGCTCGTCGACCAGGCGCTGGAGCGCGGACACGAGGTCGTGGCCCTGGTCCGCACGCCGTCCAAGGTCACCGTGCCCGCGCCACGGCAGGTCGAGATCAGGCAGGCTGATGTCACCGCCCCGCAGAGCTTCCCCGGCCTGACCGACGTCGACGTGGTCGTCTCGGCCATCGGCATTGGCAAGGGCGACGGTCCAGGCGCGCTGCTCGCTGCGGCCAGGAGGCTCGCCGCGGCGAACGTCCGCACGGTATGGCTCGGAGCCCTGGGCTCGGGCGTGTCGAGCCGGTCCGGCGGCCTGATCTACGCGGGGGTCATGCGGATGTTCGTCGGATCGGAACTGGCCGAGAAGGCCGAGGCCGACGAGATCGCCCTGAAGGCCGGCGCCACGGTGTTCCACGCGCCGGACGTCACGGACGGCCCCCTCAGTCCCACCCGTCGCGTCGTGCCGCTGGCGGAACTGCGGCGCCCGCTGCTCCCGCCCAGGATCTCCCGCACCACGCTGGCCGCGCTGCTGCTGGACGAGGCGGAGGCGGGCAACCACGGCAACGGTATCCTCGTGCCCCTCAGTTGA